A genomic segment from Chitinophagaceae bacterium encodes:
- the recF gene encoding DNA replication and repair protein RecF (All proteins in this family for which functions are known are DNA-binding proteins that assist the filamentation of RecA onto DNA for the initiation of recombination or recombinational repair.), producing the protein MLLLKKIILTHFKNYEIKQFDFAQNIAGICGPNGAGKTNLLDAIYYCCFTKSYFSGTDALNIGFGKEGFRLEAFFEEYGIAFTVKCIHRGNKKEFFLNDVPYEKLSKHIGRFPAVMVAPDDTGLISNGSEERRKYLDILISQVDAEYLQQLMQYNKILQQRNSFLKSAAVEHAIDFSLLDVLDMQLAKPAKYIFTKRSQVCEELIPLIVQFYHQLAGNNEVISCRYESNLHFSTMEDLLIKMRQRDRLLQRTSAGIHKDELGFEINKHIFRNTASQGQRKTLLFALKLAEYELLKKNKGIAPLLLLDDVFEKLDQNRMHNLLHWVCSNNKGQVLITDTHKQRMENSFAKLQIEHQIVELYML; encoded by the coding sequence ATGCTCCTGCTTAAAAAAATTATATTAACGCATTTTAAAAATTATGAAATAAAGCAATTTGATTTTGCCCAAAATATTGCAGGTATTTGCGGGCCAAACGGTGCGGGAAAAACCAATCTTTTAGATGCCATTTATTATTGTTGCTTTACCAAAAGTTATTTTTCGGGCACCGATGCTTTAAATATCGGCTTTGGCAAAGAGGGTTTTAGGCTGGAAGCTTTTTTTGAAGAATACGGCATTGCTTTTACCGTAAAATGCATTCACCGGGGAAATAAAAAAGAATTTTTTTTAAATGATGTGCCATATGAAAAATTATCAAAGCATATTGGCCGTTTTCCAGCGGTAATGGTTGCGCCAGATGATACCGGGCTTATTAGTAACGGAAGTGAAGAACGACGGAAATATTTAGATATCCTCATAAGCCAGGTAGATGCAGAATACCTGCAGCAGTTAATGCAATACAATAAAATTTTACAGCAGCGCAACAGCTTTTTAAAATCTGCAGCTGTTGAACATGCAATTGATTTTTCACTACTGGATGTACTGGATATGCAACTGGCCAAACCGGCAAAATATATTTTTACAAAAAGGTCGCAGGTATGTGAGGAATTGATACCGCTCATAGTACAATTTTATCATCAACTTGCCGGCAATAACGAAGTGATAAGCTGTCGCTATGAAAGCAACCTCCATTTTTCTACCATGGAAGATTTACTGATAAAAATGAGGCAGCGGGATCGGCTCCTGCAACGCACCAGCGCCGGCATACACAAAGACGAATTAGGTTTTGAAATCAATAAACATATTTTTAGAAATACCGCATCGCAGGGCCAGCGTAAAACTTTATTGTTTGCTTTAAAACTGGCCGAGTACGAGCTCCTTAAAAAAAATAAAGGCATAGCGCCACTATTATTACTGGATGATGTTTTTGAAAAATTAGACCAAAACAGGATGCATAATTTATTGCATTGGGTTTGCAGCAACAACAAAGGCCAGGTACTCATTACCGATACCCATAAACAACGTATGGAAAATTCATTTGCAAAACTTCAAATTGAACATCAAATAGTTGAATTATATATGCTATAA
- a CDS encoding SprB repeat-containing protein — MLRLIYKILFFSIIHLSFIREIYAQNNLPGGDLNGSVITLICANSCVPLSVKVPHLKSATDYKVIEIPFKPFKYIVEDGHEDSVRLYSVAGGSYCVPFPLPFNFCFYGQSYSKVMVCGNGYLSFDISLANWGSGSNGIGNTLPYFEPDTSTYIAFLLRSTIMGMFSTFDTRRCDNQAPAPPNGFPQCSSPYDRRIQWRVEGTAPSRKFIASYYKIGNAFYDSTSSYVQPCFYNPNTFQIVLHETSGLIDVHIEDRICQPSLPQKGVATLGIQNWECTRAVTAPGKNCTPWTAHHESYRFIPSDSASRFLGAEILDMAGNSLAFADTATSLPGLLDLQFQNICPGPTLTKYIIKTRFLTCQAAEEFITLDTINVVRKYHLPATASVVPATCGNNSGSISIIVTDSLGVPPYQYAINGGSLQNSNTFTGLYAGSYPVLVVDSRGCDTAFTVSVNGNATLSHTLFVKNAFCAAVNNTGSVTITPTTGIGPYFSTLTGPGGPYTYSGNGPIVFNNLAAGTYTYNFSDAFACPGIGGNVVVGFNTPIKPFAKLDKPLCNGNADGAITFMPAGGIYPYTYSINNGASFQDSSNFTLLAAGTHHFIIKDSAGCTKDTSIVLTQPLALVATASLINAASCFGNDGKILVSITGGTPKYWTAVNGSFFSPRYFNYGACGYLPFYYCNGY; from the coding sequence TTGCTAAGATTAATATATAAAATATTATTTTTCTCTATTATTCACCTTAGTTTTATTAGAGAAATTTATGCGCAAAATAACCTGCCGGGAGGAGATCTTAACGGCTCAGTTATTACCCTCATCTGCGCCAACTCTTGTGTGCCGCTTAGCGTAAAAGTTCCCCATTTAAAATCTGCTACTGATTATAAGGTAATAGAAATACCTTTTAAGCCCTTTAAATATATAGTTGAGGATGGTCATGAAGATTCAGTAAGGCTATATTCTGTAGCAGGAGGCAGTTATTGTGTCCCTTTTCCCTTACCCTTTAACTTTTGTTTTTATGGTCAATCTTATTCAAAAGTAATGGTGTGTGGAAATGGATACCTCAGTTTTGACATATCATTAGCAAACTGGGGATCTGGTAGTAATGGTATAGGTAATACTTTACCTTACTTTGAACCTGACACTTCCACATATATTGCTTTCCTTTTACGTTCAACCATTATGGGCATGTTTTCAACATTTGACACAAGGCGTTGTGATAATCAAGCGCCAGCTCCCCCCAACGGGTTTCCCCAATGCTCTTCACCTTACGACCGAAGAATTCAATGGCGGGTGGAAGGCACGGCCCCTTCAAGAAAATTTATTGCAAGCTATTACAAAATTGGAAATGCTTTTTACGACAGTACCTCCAGTTATGTACAACCCTGTTTTTACAACCCCAATACTTTTCAAATAGTGCTCCACGAAACAAGCGGCCTTATTGATGTGCATATTGAAGACAGGATCTGTCAGCCTTCTTTGCCCCAAAAAGGGGTTGCCACACTTGGCATTCAAAACTGGGAATGTACCAGGGCCGTTACTGCCCCCGGCAAAAACTGTACCCCATGGACAGCCCATCATGAGTCTTACCGCTTCATTCCTTCCGACAGCGCTTCCCGGTTTTTAGGCGCCGAAATTTTAGATATGGCCGGTAATTCACTCGCCTTTGCCGATACCGCCACTTCCTTACCCGGGCTTTTAGACCTCCAGTTTCAAAACATTTGCCCGGGGCCTACGCTTACTAAATATATTATTAAAACAAGGTTTCTTACCTGCCAGGCTGCAGAAGAATTCATTACCCTTGATACCATTAATGTAGTGCGTAAATATCACCTGCCTGCAACCGCCTCCGTGGTTCCTGCTACCTGCGGCAACAACTCCGGCAGCATTAGCATTATTGTTACCGATAGCCTTGGCGTGCCGCCTTACCAGTATGCTATTAACGGCGGCAGTTTACAAAACAGCAATACTTTCACCGGCCTTTATGCAGGCAGCTATCCCGTTCTTGTGGTGGACTCCCGTGGTTGCGATACCGCTTTTACCGTTTCGGTTAATGGCAACGCTACACTTTCTCATACCCTCTTTGTTAAGAATGCTTTTTGTGCTGCAGTTAACAATACCGGCTCTGTTACTATTACGCCTACTACGGGTATTGGCCCGTATTTTTCAACGCTTACAGGGCCTGGCGGGCCTTATACCTATAGTGGCAATGGGCCAATTGTTTTTAATAACCTTGCTGCCGGTACTTATACTTACAACTTCTCCGATGCTTTTGCTTGCCCCGGTATTGGAGGCAATGTAGTTGTGGGGTTTAACACGCCAATAAAACCTTTTGCAAAACTGGATAAACCGCTCTGTAATGGCAACGCAGATGGCGCAATAACTTTTATGCCCGCTGGCGGCATTTATCCTTACACTTATTCTATTAATAATGGCGCCAGCTTCCAGGACAGTTCCAATTTTACCCTGCTTGCTGCTGGCACTCATCATTTTATTATTAAAGACAGCGCTGGCTGTACTAAAGATACCAGCATTGTGCTTACGCAACCTTTAGCGCTTGTGGCAACGGCTTCCCTTATTAACGCCGCCTCTTGCTTTGGCAACGATGGTAAAATACTTGTTTCCATTACTGGTGGCACTCCTAAATACTGGACCGCTGTCAATGGCAGTTTTTTTTCGCCCCGATACTTTAATTACGGCGCCTGTGGGTACTTACCCTTTTATTACTGCAATGGATATTAA
- a CDS encoding gliding motility-associated C-terminal domain-containing protein, producing MAVFFRPDTLITAPVGTYPFITAMDINGCKDTVDVPLTIPLNDTMRLSLEQSINVCEGSSATLYPVVNDNIPGNAFAWHWGSVNAASTIANDSVKNAVVSPVDTSVYFLHASWGLCHRFDTITANLLYKPRVKVGNDTIICFGNTALLNGRLLYASGPVNFNWHPPNFVNNIYLPVTFANPATAGTHLYALMVQDNYGCNFFSADTLLVTVLPRVPVFAGNDSIAVLGEAHQLLGSGGLQYTWAPADVLNNAAAQNPIAVLYNDTRFTLRVMDIAGCTAMDTVLIKVLKGPAYYVPTAFSPNADGRNDIFRPIPAGISSTKKFSIYNRYGTMVFETSQWLKGWDGRYKGQMQPPGAYIWFLNGMDKNGKIIQKKGTVILIK from the coding sequence ATGGCAGTTTTTTTTCGCCCCGATACTTTAATTACGGCGCCTGTGGGTACTTACCCTTTTATTACTGCAATGGATATTAATGGTTGTAAGGATACGGTTGATGTACCGCTTACTATTCCTCTCAACGATACCATGCGCCTTAGCCTTGAGCAAAGTATTAATGTTTGCGAAGGTTCATCGGCTACGCTTTATCCTGTGGTGAATGATAATATTCCCGGCAATGCTTTTGCATGGCATTGGGGTTCTGTTAATGCGGCTTCAACTATTGCCAATGACTCTGTAAAAAATGCAGTAGTATCCCCTGTTGATACTTCTGTTTATTTTCTGCATGCATCATGGGGCCTTTGCCATCGCTTTGATACCATTACCGCAAACCTCCTGTACAAGCCCAGGGTAAAAGTGGGTAACGATACCATTATTTGTTTTGGCAATACTGCCTTGCTTAATGGCCGTTTATTATATGCTTCGGGGCCGGTGAATTTTAACTGGCATCCTCCCAATTTTGTAAACAACATTTACCTGCCCGTTACTTTTGCAAACCCGGCTACGGCAGGTACGCATCTTTATGCCTTGATGGTACAGGATAATTATGGATGCAATTTTTTTAGCGCAGATACCTTGCTGGTTACCGTATTGCCCCGTGTACCTGTATTTGCTGGCAACGATAGCATTGCTGTTTTGGGTGAAGCCCATCAACTTTTGGGAAGCGGTGGCCTGCAATATACCTGGGCGCCGGCAGATGTACTCAATAATGCTGCTGCTCAAAACCCCATTGCTGTTTTATACAACGATACCAGGTTCACTCTTCGGGTAATGGATATAGCGGGTTGCACCGCTATGGATACGGTGCTGATAAAAGTTTTAAAAGGACCGGCTTATTATGTGCCTACCGCTTTTAGCCCAAATGCTGATGGACGTAACGATATCTTCAGGCCAATACCTGCTGGCATCAGCAGTACAAAAAAGTTCAGCATTTACAACCGCTACGGCACAATGGTTTTTGAAACCAGCCAATGGCTTAAAGGATGGGATGGACGGTACAAAGGACAAATGCAACCTCCTGGTGCTTATATATGGTTTTTAAACGGTATGGATAAAAACGGAAAAATTATTCAAAAAAAAGGTACCGTAATTTTAATTAAATAA
- a CDS encoding gliding motility-associated C-terminal domain-containing protein: MKKFIINIVLYLFSTGMVYAQNNLPGGNLNGSTIILTCSDSCVPLSVKVPHLKAGTDYKVIEIPYAPFPYFVEGGTEDYRTYTTQRFSLAFSLPFNFCFYGQKYNQAVIGSIGIISFDASLSGLSCPLYSNYQLPLPPNSNLVPRAAIMGMYSNLSPARFLQNEDTTLCTSPFDRKIQWRVEGTAPKRKFIVSYYKIGSFGNDSSATYISPCFFTPNTFQIVLHETSGLIDVHIGNRTCLPVHFYGNAILGIQDWSRAKSVTAPGKNSTLWTAHHESYRFIPSDSASRFLGAEILDMAGNSLAFADTATSLPGLLDLQFQNICPGPTLTKYIIKTRFLTCQAAEEFITLDTINVVRKYHLPATASVVPATCGNNSGSISIIVTDSLGVPPYQYAINGGSLQNSNTFTGLYAGSYPVLVVDSRGCDTAFTVSVNGNATLSHTLFVKNAFCAAVNNTGSVTITPTTGIGPYFSTLTGPGGPYTYSGNGPIVFNNLAAGTYTYNFSDAFACPGIGGNVVVGFNTPIKPFAKLDKPLCNGNADGAITFMPAGGIYPYTYSINNGASFQDSSNFTLLAAGTHHFIIKDSAGCTKDTSIVLTQPLALVATASLINAASCFGNDGKILVSITGGTPKYWTAVNGSFFRPDTLITAPVGTYPFITAMDINGCKDTVDVPLTIPLNDTMRLSLEQSINVCEGSSATLYPVVNDNIPGNAFAWHWGSVNAASTIANDSVKNAVVSPVDTSVYFLHASWGLCHRFDTITANLLYKPRVKVGNDTIICFGNTALLNGRLLYASGPVNFNWHPPIFVNNIYLPVTFANPATAGTHLYALMVQDNYGCNFFSADTLLVTVLPRVPVFAGNDSIAVLGEAHQLLGSGGLQYTWAPADVLNNAAAQNPIAVLYNDTRFTLRVMDIAGCTAMDTVLIKVLKGPAYYVPTAFSPNADGRNDIFRPIPAGISSTKRFSVYNRYGTMVFETSQWLKGWDGRYKGQIQPPGAYIWFLNGMDKNGKIIQKKGTVILIK; encoded by the coding sequence ATGAAAAAATTTATAATTAATATTGTACTATATCTTTTTTCTACAGGTATGGTTTATGCACAAAACAACCTGCCGGGTGGTAACCTTAATGGCTCTACAATTATTCTTACCTGCAGCGACTCCTGTGTACCACTAAGCGTAAAAGTTCCCCATTTAAAAGCCGGCACAGATTATAAAGTAATTGAAATACCCTATGCCCCATTTCCTTATTTTGTTGAAGGTGGGACAGAAGATTATCGAACGTACACAACTCAGCGATTCAGTTTAGCTTTTTCCCTGCCTTTTAATTTTTGTTTTTATGGCCAAAAGTATAACCAGGCTGTGATAGGTTCAATTGGTATTATCAGCTTTGATGCATCTCTTAGTGGCCTTTCTTGCCCACTCTATTCTAATTACCAATTGCCGTTGCCGCCAAATTCAAATTTGGTACCACGAGCTGCAATTATGGGCATGTATTCCAATCTAAGCCCGGCAAGATTCCTTCAAAATGAAGATACTACCCTCTGTACGTCTCCTTTTGATAGGAAAATTCAATGGAGGGTAGAAGGCACCGCTCCAAAAAGAAAATTTATTGTGAGTTACTATAAGATAGGTTCTTTTGGAAATGATAGCAGTGCTACTTACATTTCTCCATGTTTTTTTACACCCAACACTTTCCAGATTGTACTGCACGAAACAAGCGGCCTTATAGATGTACATATTGGCAACAGAACATGTCTTCCTGTTCACTTTTATGGTAATGCAATACTTGGCATACAGGATTGGAGCAGGGCTAAGTCTGTTACTGCCCCCGGCAAAAACAGCACCTTATGGACAGCCCATCATGAGTCTTACCGCTTCATTCCTTCCGACAGCGCTTCCCGGTTTTTAGGCGCCGAAATTTTAGATATGGCCGGTAATTCACTCGCCTTTGCCGATACCGCCACTTCCTTACCCGGGCTTTTAGACCTCCAGTTTCAAAACATTTGCCCGGGGCCTACGCTTACTAAATATATTATTAAAACAAGGTTTCTTACCTGCCAGGCTGCAGAAGAATTCATTACCCTTGATACCATTAATGTAGTGCGTAAATATCACCTGCCTGCAACCGCCTCCGTGGTTCCTGCTACCTGCGGCAACAACTCCGGCAGCATTAGCATTATTGTTACCGATAGCCTTGGCGTGCCGCCTTACCAGTATGCTATTAACGGCGGCAGTTTACAAAACAGCAATACTTTCACCGGCCTTTATGCAGGCAGCTATCCCGTTCTTGTGGTGGACTCCCGTGGTTGCGATACCGCTTTTACCGTTTCGGTTAATGGCAACGCTACACTTTCTCATACCCTCTTTGTTAAGAATGCTTTTTGTGCTGCAGTTAACAATACCGGCTCTGTTACTATTACGCCTACTACGGGTATTGGCCCGTATTTTTCAACGCTTACAGGGCCTGGCGGGCCTTATACCTATAGTGGCAATGGGCCAATTGTTTTTAATAACCTTGCTGCCGGTACTTATACTTACAACTTCTCCGATGCTTTTGCTTGCCCCGGTATTGGAGGCAATGTAGTTGTGGGGTTTAACACGCCAATAAAACCTTTTGCAAAACTGGATAAACCGCTCTGTAATGGCAACGCAGATGGCGCAATAACTTTTATGCCTGCTGGCGGCATTTATCCTTACACTTATTCTATTAATAATGGCGCCAGCTTCCAGGACAGTTCCAATTTTACCCTGCTTGCTGCTGGCACTCATCATTTTATTATTAAAGACAGCGCTGGCTGTACTAAAGATACCAGCATTGTGCTTACGCAACCTTTAGCGCTTGTGGCAACGGCTTCCCTTATTAACGCCGCCTCTTGCTTTGGCAACGATGGTAAAATACTTGTTTCCATTACTGGTGGCACTCCTAAATACTGGACCGCTGTCAATGGCAGTTTTTTTCGCCCCGATACTTTAATTACGGCGCCTGTGGGTACTTACCCTTTTATTACTGCAATGGATATTAATGGTTGTAAGGATACGGTTGATGTACCGCTTACTATTCCTCTCAACGATACCATGCGCCTTAGCCTTGAGCAAAGTATTAATGTTTGCGAAGGTTCATCGGCTACGCTTTATCCTGTGGTGAATGATAATATTCCCGGCAATGCTTTTGCATGGCATTGGGGTTCTGTTAATGCGGCTTCAACTATTGCCAATGACTCTGTAAAAAATGCAGTAGTATCCCCTGTTGATACTTCTGTTTATTTTCTGCATGCATCATGGGGCCTTTGCCATCGCTTTGATACCATTACCGCAAACCTCCTGTACAAGCCCAGGGTAAAAGTGGGTAACGATACCATTATTTGTTTTGGCAATACTGCCTTGCTTAATGGCCGTTTATTATATGCTTCGGGACCGGTGAATTTTAACTGGCATCCTCCCATTTTTGTAAACAACATTTACCTGCCCGTTACTTTTGCAAACCCGGCTACGGCAGGTACGCATCTTTATGCCTTGATGGTACAGGATAATTATGGATGCAATTTTTTTAGCGCCGATACCTTGCTGGTTACCGTATTGCCCCGTGTACCTGTATTTGCTGGCAACGATAGCATTGCTGTTTTGGGTGAAGCCCATCAACTTTTGGGAAGCGGTGGCCTGCAATATACCTGGGCGCCGGCAGATGTACTCAATAATGCTGCTGCTCAAAACCCCATTGCTGTTTTATACAACGATACCAGGTTCACTCTTCGGGTAATGGATATAGCGGGTTGCACCGCTATGGATACGGTGCTGATAAAAGTTTTAAAAGGACCGGCTTATTATGTGCCTACCGCTTTTAGCCCAAATGCTGATGGACGTAACGATATCTTCAGGCCAATACCTGCTGGCATCAGCAGTACAAAAAGGTTCAGCGTTTACAACCGCTACGGCACAATGGTTTTTGAAACCAGCCAATGGCTTAAAGGATGGGATGGACGGTACAAAGGACAAATACAACCTCCTGGTGCTTATATATGGTTTTTAAACGGTATGGATAAAAACGGAAAAATTATTCAAAAAAAAGGTACCGTAATTTTAATTAAATAA
- a CDS encoding DUF721 domain-containing protein: MGEFSMQDAMKQFLKHSRLKQGIQSVQIEEVWEEVMGKTIAQYTDKLEIKGHTLFITSKVASLKNELLYQKEKIIERINEAMGEKIIYEVKII; this comes from the coding sequence ATGGGAGAATTTTCAATGCAGGATGCCATGAAGCAGTTTTTAAAACACAGCCGTTTAAAACAGGGCATTCAATCGGTACAAATAGAAGAGGTATGGGAAGAGGTAATGGGCAAAACCATTGCCCAATACACCGATAAGCTGGAGATAAAAGGCCATACACTTTTCATTACTTCAAAAGTAGCGTCTTTAAAAAACGAATTGCTTTACCAAAAAGAAAAAATAATAGAACGAATTAATGAGGCAATGGGCGAAAAAATTATTTACGAAGTGAAGATAATTTAA
- a CDS encoding polyprenol monophosphomannose synthase, which yields MDKVVIIPTYNEKENIRSIVNAVMALQTEFHVLIIDDCSPDGTASIVRSLMPEYPGRLFLEERQGKLGLGTAYIHGFKWSLEKGYQYIFEMDADFSHNPIDLERLYDACYEGGADVAVGSRYVPGGAVENWPSDRIALSKGASFYTRVITAMPIKDPTAGFVCYKRNVLESINLDAIKFEGYAFQIEMKFAAWKLGFKIKEVPITFIDRKLGLSKMNKSIVKEGILGVLSLKWHSMFKNYRKKVMLPAEAPLYPQQNAIV from the coding sequence TTGGATAAGGTAGTAATTATACCCACTTACAACGAAAAGGAAAATATTCGTTCCATCGTAAATGCTGTAATGGCATTGCAAACAGAATTTCATGTACTTATTATTGATGATTGCTCACCCGATGGTACGGCTTCAATTGTACGGTCTTTAATGCCGGAATATCCAGGCCGCCTTTTTTTAGAGGAGCGCCAGGGCAAGCTGGGTTTAGGAACAGCGTACATTCACGGATTTAAATGGAGCCTCGAAAAAGGCTACCAGTATATTTTTGAAATGGATGCCGATTTTTCCCACAATCCCATAGATTTAGAAAGATTGTATGATGCATGTTATGAAGGCGGCGCCGATGTTGCGGTTGGCTCAAGGTATGTACCCGGAGGTGCAGTAGAAAACTGGCCTTCGGACAGGATCGCTTTATCCAAAGGCGCTTCGTTTTATACCAGAGTTATTACGGCAATGCCCATTAAGGATCCTACCGCAGGGTTTGTTTGTTATAAACGCAATGTGCTGGAATCTATTAACCTCGATGCCATAAAATTTGAGGGCTATGCTTTCCAGATAGAAATGAAATTTGCTGCCTGGAAACTAGGTTTTAAAATTAAAGAAGTTCCCATCACTTTTATTGACCGAAAACTCGGGTTGAGTAAAATGAACAAGAGTATTGTAAAAGAAGGTATTTTGGGAGTGCTATCTTTAAAGTGGCATAGTATGTTTAAAAACTACCGTAAAAAAGTAATGCTTCCCGCTGAAGCGCCATTGTATCCGCAGCAAAATGCCATTGTATAA
- a CDS encoding 3'-5' exonuclease, which produces MKLNLKRPICFIDLETTGVSLSTDRIVEIAMVKIMTDGSKLAKRKLLNPQIPIPQSATDIHGINDAMVKDAPTFKQAANEIKQFIDGCDLGGYNSNRFDIPMLMEEFLRSEMDLDLSKQKMVDVQHIFYVMEPRTLSAAYKFFCNRELENAHSAEADINATIEVLEAQLDRYTQLGNSTESILEVIGEDKIIDYARRFIYDEKGEEVFNFGKFKGKPASYVFKIEPHYYDWMMKGDFALHTKMKATELFNKCLLKVK; this is translated from the coding sequence ATGAAGTTGAACCTAAAACGCCCTATTTGTTTTATTGATTTGGAAACAACTGGAGTAAGTCTTTCTACCGATCGTATTGTTGAAATTGCCATGGTAAAAATTATGACCGATGGCAGTAAACTGGCCAAAAGAAAGTTATTAAATCCGCAAATTCCCATTCCGCAAAGCGCCACAGACATTCATGGTATTAATGATGCAATGGTAAAAGATGCGCCCACTTTTAAGCAGGCGGCAAATGAAATAAAACAGTTTATTGATGGTTGCGACCTTGGCGGCTACAACAGCAACCGTTTTGATATCCCTATGCTTATGGAAGAATTTTTACGTTCAGAAATGGACCTCGATTTAAGTAAGCAAAAAATGGTGGATGTGCAACATATTTTTTATGTAATGGAACCCCGTACTCTTTCTGCGGCGTACAAGTTTTTTTGCAATAGAGAATTGGAAAATGCCCATAGTGCCGAAGCAGATATTAACGCAACAATTGAAGTACTGGAAGCTCAGCTTGACCGCTATACCCAATTGGGCAATTCTACCGAAAGCATTCTTGAAGTAATAGGTGAGGATAAAATTATAGACTATGCCCGCAGGTTTATTTATGATGAAAAAGGGGAGGAAGTTTTCAATTTTGGAAAATTTAAGGGTAAGCCTGCATCTTACGTGTTTAAAATTGAGCCACACTATTATGATTGGATGATGAAGGGCGATTTTGCATTGCATACCAAAATGAAAGCCACGGAATTGTTTAATAAATGCCTGTTAAAAGTGAAATAA
- the ytxJ gene encoding bacillithiol system redox-active protein YtxJ yields the protein MNWISIEYHSHLEDIKEKSFTRFQLIFKHSTRCSISSMAKSRLERANAPKNIDYYFMDLIKFRELSNKIATEFHVNHESPQVLLIKNGECIYAESHNGIAMEEIEIFTQQVN from the coding sequence ATGAATTGGATTTCAATAGAATATCACAGCCACCTGGAAGATATAAAGGAAAAATCGTTTACCCGTTTTCAGTTAATTTTTAAGCATAGTACCAGGTGCAGCATTAGCAGTATGGCAAAAAGCAGGTTAGAAAGGGCAAATGCGCCTAAAAATATTGATTATTATTTTATGGATTTAATTAAGTTCAGGGAACTATCCAATAAAATTGCCACTGAATTCCATGTAAACCATGAATCTCCTCAAGTTTTACTTATAAAAAACGGGGAATGTATTTACGCCGAAAGCCATAATGGTATTGCCATGGAAGAAATTGAAATATTTACACAGCAGGTAAATTAA